A window of Spirochaetota bacterium genomic DNA:
TGAAGAAGAAATAGTAATTTACGAATGTTGTTTATATAGTGCAAAATATATTGAAACACAAAATCACTATTGATTTGTGTAATATTATTATAAAAAAAGCAGGCTCAAATTGCAGCTAACGGTTTGCGGCTATGCAAAGTTTTTGCGGAACGTAGTGGAGCAAAAATTTGGGTGAAGCGAAGCGGAACTGCATAGCCGCTGTTATAAGATGTTGCTGGCTGGGATTTTTCTCTCCTTATTCATTCTTTAATCTTCCAGCGCTCATTCATCGCTTTAGTCGGTCAGGTAAAAACTATAAATAAAATCATTTATTGGGAGTAAATTTAATGATAATTTTTTTTTACATAGTAGTGTTGTAGCTTATTTCTCAATAACCATTACTACTAATTCCCAACAAATTTCATACAGTTTCATATTGCAAAGAACGAAGATTTAAGCTGGATGATCTCTTAGAAAGATTAAGTATCTCTACACCAACTACTTCATTCTGTTCATTAAAATCGATTACTATACCTGGTGAAACCTCTTCGGATTCCATTATTCTTGATTCATCAATTCTTAAATATAATGCATCTGCTTTTTCATC
This region includes:
- a CDS encoding DUF2283 domain-containing protein, which translates into the protein MKLKVDEKADALYLRIDESRIMESEEVSPGIVIDFNEQNEVVGVEILNLSKRSSSLNLRSLQYETV